From Dietzia sp. ANT_WB102, a single genomic window includes:
- a CDS encoding aromatic/alkene monooxygenase hydroxylase subunit beta → MTEATAEETAEENGEKKQDDRFPSIHFTDAQAGSLEFPSSKSRSYSYFKPAKLRATMYEDVTVDVQPDPERYLSQGWIYGFGDGPGGYPKEWTAAKSEVWHDFRDPNQEWEQTIYRNNAAVVRQVQLCLENAKRAHAYAGWNSAWTSFVARNIGAWMHAENGLALHVFTAIQRSGPTNMINTAVAVNAAHKMRFAQDLALFNLDLSEELEEFDGEIHKEVWQSSPEWQPTRRLVEELTATGDWCELLFATNVVFEQLVGALFRSELVMQIAAQNGDYITPTIVGTGENDYDRDLKYTRSLFRMLVRDEVHGEANKELFGQWLAKWMPKAVAAATALQPIWSQPAEKPVTFTTSCELASQKFSILLEELELEIPKELQS, encoded by the coding sequence ATGACAGAAGCAACGGCCGAAGAAACGGCCGAAGAAAACGGCGAGAAGAAGCAGGACGATAGATTCCCCTCGATCCACTTCACCGACGCCCAGGCGGGTTCTCTGGAGTTCCCTAGTTCGAAGAGTCGTAGCTACAGCTACTTCAAGCCCGCCAAGCTCAGGGCGACGATGTACGAGGACGTCACCGTCGACGTACAGCCAGACCCGGAACGGTATCTATCGCAGGGTTGGATCTACGGCTTCGGTGACGGTCCCGGTGGCTACCCGAAGGAATGGACGGCCGCTAAATCCGAAGTCTGGCACGACTTCCGCGACCCGAACCAGGAGTGGGAACAGACCATCTACCGCAACAACGCGGCGGTCGTCCGGCAGGTGCAGTTGTGCCTCGAAAACGCGAAGCGAGCACACGCCTATGCGGGCTGGAACAGCGCGTGGACGTCCTTCGTCGCACGCAACATCGGTGCGTGGATGCATGCCGAGAACGGCCTGGCCTTGCATGTGTTCACGGCCATCCAGCGCTCAGGGCCGACCAACATGATCAACACCGCGGTCGCGGTCAACGCAGCGCATAAGATGCGTTTCGCCCAGGATCTGGCCCTGTTCAACCTGGATCTATCGGAGGAACTCGAAGAGTTCGACGGTGAGATCCACAAGGAAGTCTGGCAGTCGTCCCCGGAATGGCAGCCGACCCGCAGGCTCGTCGAGGAACTCACGGCGACGGGGGACTGGTGCGAGCTCCTGTTCGCGACGAACGTCGTCTTTGAACAGCTGGTCGGAGCTCTGTTCCGCTCAGAACTGGTCATGCAGATTGCTGCGCAGAATGGCGACTACATCACGCCGACCATCGTCGGCACGGGCGAGAACGATTACGACCGAGACCTCAAGTACACCCGGTCACTGTTTCGCATGCTCGTGCGCGACGAGGTCCACGGTGAAGCCAACAAGGAGTTGTTCGGCCAGTGGTTGGCCAAGTGGATGCCGAAGGCGGTCGCAGCGGCCACTGCTCTGCAGCCCATCTGGTCGCAGCCTGCTGAGAAGCCGGTGACGTTCACGACGTCCTGTGAGTTGGCCAGTCAGAAATTCTCGATTCTGCTCGAAGAGCTCGAGTTGGAAATCCCGAAGGAGCTGCAGTCATGA
- the mimD gene encoding propane 2-monooxygenase effector subunit MimD, whose translation MSEMIFGAEATFSNMCGVTLMNTPVGQVVAEVMKGKPGVELVEYPSMIRVDGGEKLVFDYDELSDALGEDFNEMTFEEISSTHYGRMVHLDDKTMIFASPEAAAEYIGFTLTATESP comes from the coding sequence ATGAGCGAGATGATATTCGGTGCGGAAGCGACATTCTCCAACATGTGCGGAGTGACGCTGATGAACACACCGGTCGGCCAGGTGGTCGCCGAGGTGATGAAGGGCAAGCCCGGGGTCGAATTGGTCGAGTATCCGTCAATGATCCGCGTGGACGGCGGCGAGAAGTTGGTGTTCGACTACGACGAGCTCAGCGATGCGCTCGGTGAGGACTTCAACGAGATGACCTTCGAGGAAATCTCATCGACCCACTACGGCCGGATGGTCCACCTGGACGACAAGACGATGATCTTCGCGAGCCCGGAGGCGGCCGCGGAATACATCGGCTTCACCCTCACTGCGACGGAGAGCCCGTGA
- a CDS encoding amidohydrolase family protein, translated as MYTHNGEKYFIVDSHIHIWDGRPENYKNIHGKQFIDTFFGYHSNLSPDEEKWAYDDFLYYGPEGVERDVFEEGQVDHAILQTTMLTDFYHDTFSPNEVNWKFAQDNPERVTYNHAYDPRFEESGLTQLEKDAEKYNLKGVKLYTAEWHGDSRGYRLDDPWSRRYLEKCIELGIKNIHIHKGPTLRPLDMDAFSVRDVDPVASDYTELNFIVEHCGLPRLDEFCWIATQESNVHAGLSVVMPFIHTRPRYFAEMIGEMLYWIGDEKMQFSSDYALWKPKWLIEAFLDFQIPEDMQEEYGQITVENKKRILGLNTAAMYDIEVPEEFQVPGGSDADKPKQEVAAGAEA; from the coding sequence ATGTATACGCACAATGGAGAAAAATACTTCATCGTCGACAGCCATATCCATATCTGGGATGGCCGGCCCGAGAATTATAAGAACATCCACGGCAAGCAGTTCATCGACACGTTCTTCGGGTATCACTCAAATCTCTCCCCAGACGAGGAGAAGTGGGCGTACGACGATTTCCTCTACTACGGCCCAGAGGGCGTGGAACGGGATGTCTTTGAAGAAGGCCAGGTCGATCACGCGATCCTGCAGACGACCATGCTCACGGATTTCTACCACGACACGTTCTCCCCGAACGAGGTCAACTGGAAGTTCGCCCAGGACAATCCTGAGCGTGTGACGTACAACCATGCCTACGATCCGCGTTTTGAGGAGTCGGGACTCACGCAGCTCGAGAAGGACGCTGAGAAGTACAACCTCAAGGGCGTGAAGCTGTACACGGCCGAGTGGCACGGAGACTCCCGCGGATACCGGCTCGACGATCCGTGGTCGCGACGTTACCTGGAGAAGTGCATCGAACTGGGGATCAAGAACATTCATATCCATAAGGGGCCGACGCTCAGGCCGCTGGACATGGATGCGTTCAGCGTGCGCGATGTTGACCCGGTCGCCTCGGACTACACGGAACTTAACTTCATCGTGGAACATTGCGGTCTGCCACGTCTGGACGAGTTCTGCTGGATCGCCACCCAGGAGTCGAACGTGCACGCCGGCCTGTCCGTCGTGATGCCGTTCATCCACACCCGCCCGCGCTACTTCGCGGAGATGATCGGGGAGATGCTGTACTGGATCGGCGACGAGAAAATGCAGTTCTCTTCGGACTACGCGCTGTGGAAGCCGAAGTGGCTGATCGAGGCCTTCCTCGACTTCCAGATCCCGGAGGACATGCAGGAGGAGTACGGCCAGATCACGGTCGAGAACAAGAAGCGGATCCTCGGTCTCAACACTGCGGCAATGTACGACATCGAGGTGCCCGAGGAGTTCCAGGTGCCCGGTGGGTCCGATGCGGACAAGCCGAAGCAGGAAGTCGCCGCAGGGGCGGAGGCCTGA
- a CDS encoding metal-sulfur cluster assembly factor: MTATITSLPDKVWAALDTVVDPELDEPVTDLGFVRSVDIDDHGVSVHLRLPTSFCAPNFAYLMASDAQDALKEVPGIGRVVVELDDHHDSPKINAGLAAEAGYQGTFGTEARESLDELRATFKKKAHTAAMERSLQRLLKSNPDLRVEDLGSVQLADLPPTKTTEALLRRREAIGLPASDDAPVMVTEDGTPVPDEQIPIKLKFARVARVSIDGNSHYCRGLLATRYSDAEGGDMSTRITDSRSAL; the protein is encoded by the coding sequence ATGACCGCCACGATCACCTCTCTGCCCGATAAGGTATGGGCAGCGCTGGACACCGTCGTGGACCCCGAGCTGGACGAACCCGTGACCGACCTGGGATTCGTCCGCTCGGTGGACATCGATGACCACGGAGTGTCCGTCCACCTCAGACTCCCGACGTCGTTCTGCGCGCCGAACTTCGCCTACCTCATGGCCTCGGATGCCCAGGACGCGCTGAAGGAGGTCCCAGGGATCGGAAGAGTGGTGGTCGAGCTCGACGACCACCACGATTCGCCCAAGATCAATGCTGGTCTCGCTGCCGAGGCCGGCTATCAGGGCACCTTCGGAACGGAGGCGCGGGAGTCGCTCGACGAACTCCGCGCCACGTTCAAGAAGAAGGCCCATACGGCGGCGATGGAACGAAGCCTGCAGCGGCTCCTTAAGTCGAACCCCGATCTGCGGGTGGAGGACCTGGGTTCTGTTCAGCTCGCAGATCTTCCGCCGACCAAGACCACGGAGGCGCTTCTCCGACGACGGGAGGCGATCGGACTCCCTGCCAGCGATGACGCCCCGGTGATGGTGACCGAAGACGGTACGCCGGTGCCCGACGAACAGATCCCCATCAAGCTCAAGTTCGCCCGAGTGGCACGCGTCTCGATCGATGGCAACTCGCACTACTGCCGCGGTCTGCTCGCCACTCGCTACTCCGACGCCGAGGGCGGGGACATGAGCACGCGCATCACCGATTCAAGGAGCGCACTATGA